Proteins encoded by one window of Flexibacter flexilis DSM 6793:
- a CDS encoding acyl-CoA thioesterase, translating into MELEKFNFSHPIQMRWNDLDALGHVNNALYVTYFEIGRGHFMLKACPEWNWQKDMFLIANVHVDFQKEMLLTAQDPRVNIRTAKLGGKSFVLEYAITSRKGDQTILHATGSTTQIMFDMKTRSTIEIPDWVRESLGSFDKV; encoded by the coding sequence ATGGAATTAGAAAAATTCAATTTCAGCCACCCAATCCAAATGCGTTGGAACGATTTGGACGCGCTGGGACACGTAAACAACGCCCTCTATGTAACGTATTTCGAGATAGGCAGAGGCCATTTTATGCTGAAGGCTTGCCCCGAATGGAATTGGCAAAAAGATATGTTTTTGATTGCCAACGTACACGTAGATTTCCAAAAAGAAATGCTCCTGACAGCACAAGACCCGCGCGTTAATATTCGCACGGCTAAGTTGGGCGGCAAAAGTTTTGTGTTGGAATATGCCATCACGTCCCGCAAAGGCGACCAAACCATTCTGCACGCCACAGGCAGCACCACGCAAATTATGTTTGACATGAAAACGCGTAGTACCATCGAAATCCCTGACTGGGTGCGCGAGTCGCTTGGCAGCTTCGACAAAGTATAA
- the hppD gene encoding 4-hydroxyphenylpyruvate dioxygenase, translated as MNTTLTSPVASTETDFLPINGTDYVEFYVGNAKQSAYYYQTAFGFELVAYAGPETGVRDRASYVLKQNKVRLVLTTSLLPDSAIAKHVQLHGDGVKVLALWVDDAEKSFNETVKRGAVAVQEPTTYRDEHGEVKIASIATYGETVHTFVERKNYNGVFLPNFRPAQSPMPVTPVGFKHIDHCVGNVGWGEMNQWVDFYENVMGFKLLLTFDDTDISTEYSALMSKVVSNGNGYIKFPINEPAEGKKKSQIEEYLDFYHGAGVQHIAIETDNILHTVAELRRRGVEFLHVPSTYYEDLLERVGDIAEDIAAIRDLNILVDKDEEGYLLQIFTKPVEDRPTLFYEIIQRRGARSFGKGNFKALFESIEREQALRGNL; from the coding sequence ATGAACACCACCTTGACCTCACCAGTGGCCAGCACCGAAACGGATTTTTTGCCCATCAATGGCACTGATTATGTAGAATTTTATGTAGGCAACGCCAAACAATCGGCCTACTATTACCAAACTGCTTTTGGTTTTGAGTTGGTGGCCTACGCAGGCCCAGAAACTGGCGTGCGCGACCGCGCCTCTTACGTGCTCAAACAAAACAAAGTGCGTTTGGTGCTCACGACTTCACTCCTCCCCGACTCTGCCATCGCCAAACACGTACAGTTGCACGGCGACGGCGTGAAAGTATTGGCTCTGTGGGTGGACGATGCCGAAAAATCTTTTAATGAAACCGTGAAACGTGGCGCAGTGGCCGTACAAGAGCCTACCACGTACCGCGACGAACACGGCGAAGTTAAAATCGCTTCCATTGCCACCTATGGCGAAACTGTCCATACTTTCGTTGAACGCAAAAACTACAACGGTGTATTTTTGCCAAACTTCCGCCCAGCACAAAGCCCAATGCCTGTTACGCCTGTGGGTTTCAAGCACATAGACCACTGTGTCGGCAATGTGGGTTGGGGTGAAATGAACCAATGGGTTGATTTTTATGAAAATGTAATGGGCTTTAAATTGCTGCTTACTTTCGACGACACGGACATTTCTACGGAATACAGTGCCTTGATGTCCAAAGTAGTGTCGAACGGAAACGGCTACATCAAATTCCCAATCAATGAGCCAGCCGAAGGCAAAAAGAAATCGCAAATCGAAGAATATTTGGACTTCTATCACGGCGCAGGCGTGCAACACATCGCCATCGAAACTGATAACATTTTGCACACGGTAGCCGAACTTCGCCGCAGAGGGGTTGAGTTTTTGCACGTACCAAGCACTTATTACGAAGACTTGTTGGAACGTGTTGGCGATATTGCCGAAGATATTGCCGCCATTCGCGACCTTAATATTTTGGTGGACAAAGACGAAGAAGGGTATTTGTTGCAGATTTTCACCAAACCCGTAGAAGACCGCCCAACACTTTTCTATGAAATAATCCAACGCAGAGGCGCACGTTCGTTCGGCAAAGGCAACTTTAAGGCTTTGTTTGAATCTATCGAACGCGAACAGGCTTTGAGAGGAAATTTATAA
- a CDS encoding ArnT family glycosyltransferase, which produces MTVPERTINLSDILKKYYKYLILAVLIYFPIFGRLGFLPIRIWDEARLAVNAFEMYKDGSYIVTHYEGQPDMWNTKPPLTIWCEVLSMKLFGVSEAAFRLPSAIAALLTCCLLLYICVHYLKSFRLGFIVVMVLVTCNGYIEVHGTRTGDYDSMLTLFTTAFCFLFYIFLENNQTKYYYAFFICVTLAILTKSVTGLMFGPALVLYALYQKKLLALLKNPHTYAGLAIVAIFAGGYYLLRESQNHGYLKAVWVNELGGRYANTIEDHKQPVQYYYNNFIDFQLTAWYLLVPCGAILGFYLKNERLRKIAQYSTLLAVVFFAIISSASTKLEWYDLPLYPFLAILIGVCINFLFDLVRDMKIVGQYLSYNSAPLALLIFLFFTPYHKIFKKTQSKDEPPYYYDYTLSHYLQDAASGKIECNNDYLLYEGYNAQNLFYVMLLQEKGIKFSMKDWTKLEAGDTVVVFQENLRNYVYGTYEHEWLSAQGWATRIKIKGRKPTQ; this is translated from the coding sequence ATGACCGTTCCCGAAAGAACAATTAACCTTTCTGATATTCTCAAAAAATATTACAAATACCTAATTTTAGCTGTACTTATCTACTTTCCCATTTTTGGCCGTTTGGGTTTTCTACCAATTCGCATTTGGGACGAAGCAAGACTTGCCGTAAATGCCTTTGAAATGTACAAAGACGGTAGTTACATTGTTACGCATTACGAAGGCCAACCCGATATGTGGAACACCAAACCACCGCTTACTATTTGGTGCGAAGTTTTGTCTATGAAACTATTTGGCGTAAGCGAAGCAGCTTTTCGCCTGCCTTCGGCTATTGCGGCATTGCTTACTTGCTGTTTGCTTTTGTATATCTGCGTGCATTATCTGAAAAGCTTTAGATTGGGTTTCATTGTGGTCATGGTTTTGGTAACCTGTAACGGCTACATCGAAGTACACGGAACGCGCACAGGAGACTACGACTCGATGCTAACACTCTTTACCACAGCCTTTTGTTTTTTATTTTATATTTTTCTTGAAAACAATCAAACCAAATATTATTACGCTTTTTTCATTTGTGTAACGCTGGCTATTCTTACCAAAAGCGTAACGGGCTTAATGTTTGGCCCTGCGTTGGTGCTATACGCTTTGTATCAGAAAAAATTATTGGCTTTGCTGAAAAATCCACATACTTACGCAGGCTTGGCCATTGTCGCCATTTTTGCAGGCGGATATTATCTACTCCGCGAATCTCAAAATCATGGTTATTTAAAAGCTGTTTGGGTAAATGAACTTGGTGGGCGTTATGCCAATACCATAGAAGACCATAAACAACCCGTTCAATATTATTACAACAATTTCATTGATTTTCAGCTTACAGCGTGGTACTTGCTTGTGCCTTGTGGGGCAATACTTGGGTTTTATCTCAAAAATGAGCGTTTGCGCAAAATAGCTCAATATTCTACCTTGCTGGCTGTCGTATTTTTTGCAATAATTTCCAGTGCCAGCACCAAATTAGAATGGTATGATTTGCCACTTTATCCATTTTTGGCGATTCTGATTGGCGTGTGTATCAACTTTTTGTTTGATTTGGTAAGAGACATGAAAATTGTGGGTCAATATCTGTCGTACAATAGTGCACCATTAGCTTTACTTATTTTCTTATTCTTTACACCTTATCACAAAATTTTCAAGAAAACACAAAGCAAAGACGAACCACCTTATTACTACGACTACACACTAAGTCACTATTTGCAAGATGCCGCCAGCGGAAAAATTGAGTGTAATAACGACTACCTTTTGTATGAAGGATATAATGCTCAAAATTTGTTTTATGTAATGCTTTTGCAAGAAAAAGGCATCAAATTTTCGATGAAGGACTGGACTAAATTAGAAGCTGGCGATACGGTTGTAGTCTTCCAAGAGAATTTGAGAAACTACGTTTACGGAACTTATGAACACGAATGGCTTTCGGCTCAGGGTTGGGCAACACGCATCAAAATCAAAGGCAGAAAACCAACACAATAA
- the thrS gene encoding threonine--tRNA ligase produces MIKITLPDGSVREFESGISGYDVALSISEGLARNVLAAKVNGQVVDASRPITQDATVQLLTWNDQEGKAVFWHSSAHLMAEALEALFPNVKFGIGPALENGYYYDVDLGGRSFSQDDFEAVEAKMLELARAKSEYVRKEVPKQEAIAYFTEKGDEYKLDLIDGLEDGQITFYSQGNFTDLCRGPHIPNTSFIKAVKLMNVAGAYWRGDQNNKQLTRIYGITFPKDKELKEYLMLLEEAKKRDHRKLGKELELFTFSEKVGMGLPLWLPKGTTLRERLEQFLRKAQVKAGYSPVVTPHIGSKELYVTSGHYEKYGADSFQPIKTPDATEEFLLKPMNCPHHCEIYKSKPRSYKDLPLRLAEFGTVYRYEQSGELHGLTRVRGFTQDDAHIFCRNDQVKEEFIKVIDLVLYVFNALGFTDYTAQISLRDPENKAKYIGADEDWEKAEAAIIESAHEKGLRTVTELGEAAFYGPKLDFMVKDALGRKWQLGTIQVDYQLPERFKLEYTGADNQKHRPVMIHRAPFGSLERFVAVLIEHCAGNFPLWLAPDQIAVLPISEKYADYAHELHARLMESDIRGIMDNRDEKIGRKIRDAEVHKIPFMLIVGEKEAAEGLVSVRKHGHGDLGSMTIDEFEAFFKKETAESLAQNTVAKH; encoded by the coding sequence ATGATTAAAATTACACTCCCCGACGGCTCCGTACGTGAGTTCGAATCGGGAATTTCGGGCTACGATGTGGCTCTCAGTATCAGCGAAGGGCTGGCACGTAACGTGTTGGCTGCCAAAGTAAATGGCCAAGTTGTAGATGCTTCGCGCCCCATTACGCAAGATGCTACTGTTCAGCTTCTTACGTGGAACGACCAAGAAGGTAAAGCTGTGTTCTGGCACTCGTCGGCGCACTTGATGGCCGAAGCCTTAGAAGCACTTTTTCCAAATGTAAAATTCGGGATTGGGCCTGCGCTCGAAAATGGTTATTACTACGACGTGGACTTGGGCGGACGTTCTTTCTCCCAAGACGATTTTGAAGCCGTAGAAGCCAAAATGTTGGAGTTGGCACGCGCCAAAAGCGAGTATGTACGCAAGGAAGTGCCTAAGCAAGAGGCAATTGCTTACTTCACTGAAAAAGGCGACGAGTACAAACTGGATTTGATAGACGGTTTGGAAGATGGTCAAATTACTTTTTACTCACAAGGCAACTTCACGGATTTGTGTCGTGGGCCACACATTCCGAACACGAGTTTCATCAAGGCTGTAAAGCTCATGAACGTGGCGGGTGCGTATTGGCGCGGCGACCAAAACAATAAACAACTTACGCGTATCTACGGCATTACTTTCCCGAAAGACAAAGAATTGAAGGAATATTTGATGCTGTTGGAAGAAGCCAAAAAACGCGACCATCGCAAACTCGGCAAGGAATTGGAACTTTTCACGTTCTCCGAAAAAGTGGGTATGGGTTTGCCGCTTTGGTTGCCGAAAGGAACGACTTTGCGCGAACGCTTGGAGCAATTTTTGCGTAAAGCACAAGTGAAAGCAGGTTATTCGCCTGTCGTAACACCGCACATCGGTAGCAAAGAATTGTATGTAACTTCTGGTCATTACGAAAAATATGGCGCGGATTCGTTCCAACCCATCAAAACGCCCGACGCGACAGAGGAGTTTTTGTTAAAACCAATGAACTGCCCGCATCACTGCGAAATTTATAAATCAAAACCACGTTCGTACAAGGATTTGCCTTTGCGTTTGGCCGAATTTGGTACGGTATATCGCTACGAGCAAAGCGGTGAGCTTCATGGGCTTACACGCGTGCGCGGCTTTACGCAGGACGATGCGCATATTTTCTGCCGCAACGACCAAGTAAAAGAAGAATTTATTAAGGTAATTGATTTGGTGTTGTATGTGTTCAATGCGTTAGGCTTTACGGACTATACTGCCCAAATTTCGCTTCGCGACCCCGAAAACAAAGCTAAATACATTGGTGCTGACGAAGATTGGGAAAAAGCGGAAGCGGCGATTATCGAATCGGCACACGAAAAAGGTTTGCGTACTGTTACGGAATTGGGCGAGGCGGCATTTTATGGCCCTAAACTTGATTTCATGGTAAAAGATGCGTTGGGTCGTAAGTGGCAATTGGGTACGATACAGGTTGATTACCAATTACCTGAGCGTTTTAAACTCGAATACACTGGCGCAGACAACCAAAAACACCGCCCTGTAATGATTCACCGTGCGCCATTCGGCTCGCTGGAACGTTTTGTGGCTGTGTTGATAGAACACTGTGCGGGTAACTTCCCATTGTGGCTTGCGCCTGACCAAATCGCGGTATTGCCGATTTCGGAGAAATACGCCGACTACGCGCATGAGCTACACGCTCGCCTGATGGAAAGTGATATTCGTGGTATTATGGACAATCGCGACGAGAAAATCGGTCGTAAAATCCGTGATGCGGAAGTTCACAAAATTCCGTTTATGCTTATCGTGGGCGAAAAAGAAGCCGCTGAAGGTCTTGTTTCGGTTCGCAAGCACGGACACGGCGACTTGGGCAGCATGACCATCGACGAGTTTGAGGCTTTCTTCAAAAAAGAAACAGCCGAAAGTTTGGCACAAAATACCGTAGCCAAGCACTAA
- a CDS encoding bifunctional 3,4-dihydroxy-2-butanone-4-phosphate synthase/GTP cyclohydrolase II codes for MSAEKIKLDSIEEAIAAIKRGEVIVVVDDEDRENEGDFICAAETVTPEIINFMSKEGRGLVCAPLIESRCEQLGLDLMVGNNTSLHATPFTVSVDLLGHGCTTGISAFDRAKTIQALVNPETNPEELGRPGHIFPLKARTGGVLRRSGHTEAAIDFARLAGLAPAGVLVEIMSEDGSMARLPELRQVADKFNLKLVSIRDLIAYRISKETLIQREIGVQMPTAWGNFDLIAYKQLNTGETHLALVKGTWEADEPVLVRVHSSCMTGDIFGSCRCDCGEQLHAAMELVEKEGKGLILYMNQEGRGIGLLNKLKAYKLQEQGRDTVQANIELGFAMDERDYGVGAQILRDLNISKIRLISNNPKKRVGLMGYGLEIVDNVSIEIKPNPHNEKYLLTKRDKMGHTILK; via the coding sequence ATGTCTGCCGAAAAAATTAAACTTGATTCTATCGAGGAGGCTATCGCGGCCATCAAACGCGGTGAAGTAATTGTGGTGGTTGATGACGAAGACCGCGAAAATGAAGGCGATTTTATCTGTGCTGCCGAAACGGTTACACCTGAAATCATCAATTTTATGTCCAAAGAAGGACGTGGGTTGGTGTGTGCGCCACTCATCGAAAGCCGTTGCGAACAACTTGGCCTTGATCTAATGGTCGGCAACAATACCTCTTTGCATGCCACACCTTTTACGGTTTCTGTGGATTTGCTGGGGCATGGCTGCACGACTGGTATTTCGGCTTTCGACCGCGCCAAAACGATTCAGGCTCTTGTAAACCCTGAAACGAATCCCGAAGAATTGGGCAGACCTGGCCATATTTTCCCGCTCAAAGCCCGTACAGGTGGCGTGTTGCGCCGCTCTGGACACACGGAAGCTGCCATTGATTTTGCTCGTTTGGCTGGCTTGGCTCCTGCTGGCGTGTTGGTGGAAATTATGTCCGAAGATGGCAGCATGGCACGTTTGCCAGAGTTGCGCCAAGTGGCAGACAAATTTAACCTGAAATTGGTTTCGATTCGCGACCTTATTGCATATCGTATTAGTAAAGAGACACTTATCCAGCGCGAAATTGGTGTACAAATGCCAACGGCTTGGGGTAATTTTGACCTGATTGCCTACAAACAACTCAATACAGGCGAGACGCATTTGGCTTTGGTAAAAGGCACTTGGGAGGCCGACGAACCTGTTTTGGTACGTGTGCACTCTTCTTGCATGACAGGCGATATTTTTGGTTCGTGCCGTTGCGACTGTGGTGAGCAGCTACACGCCGCCATGGAGTTGGTAGAGAAAGAAGGCAAAGGCCTGATCCTTTACATGAACCAAGAGGGACGCGGGATCGGACTTTTGAATAAATTAAAAGCTTACAAATTGCAGGAGCAAGGCCGCGACACGGTACAAGCCAACATCGAATTGGGCTTTGCCATGGACGAACGCGACTACGGCGTAGGTGCGCAAATTCTCCGCGATTTGAATATTTCTAAAATTCGTTTGATTTCTAATAACCCTAAAAAGCGTGTCGGCTTGATGGGCTATGGCCTTGAAATAGTGGACAATGTATCTATTGAAATCAAACCAAATCCACATAACGAAAAGTATTTGCTCACCAAGCGCGATAAAATGGGGCACACTATTCTCAAATAA
- a CDS encoding O-antigen ligase family protein: MKQLLIIDKIQYWLLLIVAFTIPLPKTIAINSISIVLLVISVLIISIINKSIKPFLNKNVLILLIIFLIYLISGLWSEDKKLFLFEIEKKLSLFFFPIIFSSLSLSYDKVIGVLKSWILGTSLLLSICLFNLARNYFNLELHTYYPDYYVGEGLVFQTGLHRVYIAHHFIFTIIILFTTPVFKNYIRYILGTVFLIFTLMLSSRITIISIPLILFIYITYLVYCKKISYKIVALLIVALFTLVATIIFVPKVNFMIRQVLITSQYDDVKNVNEANGVHVRYLIWKGAKQAIEESPFIGYGVGDSQKVLNQKYNDIGFDLAIKNPYNAHNQYIQTCLDTGFIGLFTFIAILAYLLVFAFKKQDDLYLIFLLIFLFGFFTENILSNQKGVVFFAFFNSMFYLFNDIPKRYGAK; this comes from the coding sequence ATGAAACAGTTATTGATAATAGATAAAATACAATATTGGCTACTATTAATAGTTGCTTTTACTATTCCATTGCCCAAAACCATTGCAATTAATAGTATATCTATTGTCTTATTAGTAATATCTGTTCTTATAATTTCTATAATAAATAAAAGTATTAAGCCTTTTTTGAATAAAAATGTATTGATATTATTGATTATTTTCTTGATTTATTTAATATCTGGGTTGTGGTCTGAGGATAAGAAATTGTTCTTATTTGAAATAGAAAAAAAATTATCATTATTCTTTTTCCCTATTATTTTTTCGTCTTTGTCCTTGTCTTATGATAAAGTAATAGGTGTATTGAAATCATGGATTTTAGGAACATCTCTATTGCTATCAATCTGTTTGTTTAATTTAGCAAGAAATTATTTTAATTTAGAATTACATACCTATTATCCAGATTATTATGTAGGTGAAGGGCTTGTATTTCAAACGGGATTACATAGAGTTTATATAGCTCATCACTTTATTTTTACTATCATTATATTGTTTACCACGCCAGTATTTAAAAATTATATAAGATATATATTAGGCACTGTGTTTTTAATTTTTACACTAATGCTTAGTTCTCGAATTACGATAATATCAATTCCTTTGATATTATTTATTTACATCACTTATTTGGTTTACTGTAAAAAAATATCGTACAAAATAGTTGCCTTATTGATAGTTGCCTTATTTACATTAGTAGCTACTATAATATTTGTTCCAAAAGTCAATTTTATGATAAGGCAGGTGTTGATTACAAGCCAGTATGACGATGTAAAAAATGTAAATGAGGCTAATGGTGTTCATGTTCGTTATTTGATATGGAAGGGGGCCAAACAAGCGATAGAAGAATCTCCGTTTATTGGATATGGGGTTGGTGATAGTCAAAAAGTACTTAATCAAAAATATAATGATATCGGATTTGATTTAGCAATAAAAAACCCGTACAATGCGCATAATCAATACATACAAACGTGTTTGGATACAGGATTTATTGGTTTATTTACTTTTATTGCAATACTTGCATATTTATTGGTTTTTGCGTTCAAAAAACAAGATGACTTATATTTGATTTTTTTACTAATTTTTTTATTCGGATTTTTTACGGAAAATATATTATCTAATCAAAAAGGCGTTGTATTTTTCGCCTTTTTCAACTCGATGTTTTACCTATTTAATGATATCCCAAAAAGATATGGAGCAAAATAA
- a CDS encoding glycosyltransferase — protein MNQNKPLTVLHITEPFGGGTISVINHLVNNLSQHQHIIFHGEQRPDGSVEDVKKRFPESTKFYIWKYAQREISLFNDIIALVLLLKFIRKTPHDVLHLHASKAGFLGRIVAWILGEKKVIYTSHGAAFIMQDISEFKRKMYIFLESFATKLGGISVCCSDSELHEFQKYRIPAICIYNGTNIKNNFELKNKLEITNSLNIITTGRITIPKNPMLFNKIAEHFINNNNVKFIWVGDGELREYLTSENIEITGWKSKKEVDSLLGTANLYLSTSLWEGLPLSVLEAMNLGLPLLLSNCMGNKDLVIDGQNGFSFNDSEQAIDKIKFFIQNKTSLYDMGLMSRQTCERKFDIIKICSAYNELYYQKILNE, from the coding sequence ATGAATCAAAATAAACCTTTAACCGTATTGCATATTACAGAGCCTTTTGGTGGTGGAACGATTAGTGTAATTAATCATTTGGTAAATAATCTCTCTCAACATCAGCATATTATATTTCATGGTGAACAACGGCCTGATGGCAGTGTAGAGGATGTAAAAAAAAGATTTCCAGAAAGTACTAAATTTTATATTTGGAAATATGCACAGCGAGAAATTAGCCTATTTAACGATATTATAGCTTTAGTTTTATTGTTAAAATTTATTAGAAAAACACCTCATGATGTATTACATTTACATGCTTCTAAAGCTGGTTTTTTGGGTCGTATTGTAGCTTGGATACTTGGAGAAAAAAAAGTAATTTATACTTCACATGGTGCGGCATTTATAATGCAAGATATTTCAGAATTTAAGCGTAAAATGTATATTTTTTTGGAATCATTTGCTACTAAATTAGGTGGAATATCTGTGTGTTGTTCCGATTCTGAATTGCATGAATTTCAAAAATATAGAATACCTGCAATCTGTATCTATAATGGCACTAATATTAAGAATAATTTTGAATTAAAAAATAAATTAGAAATAACAAATAGTTTAAATATAATTACGACAGGAAGAATTACTATACCTAAAAATCCAATGCTGTTTAATAAAATAGCAGAACATTTTATAAACAATAATAATGTAAAATTTATTTGGGTTGGTGATGGAGAGTTAAGAGAATATCTTACTAGTGAAAATATAGAAATTACAGGTTGGAAATCTAAAAAAGAAGTAGATTCTTTATTGGGTACTGCAAATCTATACCTTTCTACTTCTTTATGGGAAGGCTTGCCTCTTTCAGTATTAGAAGCTATGAATTTAGGATTGCCATTATTGTTATCTAATTGTATGGGAAATAAAGATTTGGTAATAGACGGCCAAAATGGATTTTCTTTTAATGATTCGGAACAAGCTATTGATAAGATAAAATTTTTTATTCAAAATAAAACTTCTCTATATGATATGGGATTAATGTCTCGTCAGACTTGCGAAAGAAAATTTGATATTATTAAAATATGCAGTGCTTATAATGAGTTGTATTATCAAAAAATATTAAATGAATGA
- a CDS encoding glycosyltransferase family 4 protein has product MKICHIITTLGIGGAEKLLLYLAKEQSLSHEIHIIYLKNYDGLVDKFPKNVRIYHIPNDWKAFYKIRRIIKNINPHVLHSHLGHADWFSWVSTIGLPVKKIATIHSTGFKWNKTDLLISLFYRIFLYTIAKKAILVCVSSTVANFVKSNFGLPDSRIYIIPNGVPDIIPRTKAEQQQIRRSINIADDDFIIIFVGRLQYPKSVHTLVDAMSLITDNKLKCILVGDGNLRNELELQVEKLLLSDRVFFLGKQDQPDAYIDIANVLVLPSVFEGQPLVLLEAFRAGLPVITTELDTLKEVVTERYNGLFFEPENPQELAASILEFVENPLLREQMSINARNTFVEKYDIKKYVTRLEEIYESK; this is encoded by the coding sequence ATGAAAATCTGTCATATTATAACAACTTTGGGTATTGGTGGAGCTGAAAAATTATTATTATACTTAGCGAAAGAACAGTCACTGAGCCATGAAATTCATATTATCTATTTAAAAAACTATGATGGATTAGTTGATAAATTTCCTAAAAATGTTAGGATATACCATATCCCAAATGATTGGAAAGCATTTTATAAAATAAGAAGAATAATTAAAAATATAAATCCCCATGTCTTACATTCTCACTTAGGGCATGCTGATTGGTTTAGCTGGGTTTCGACAATTGGCTTACCTGTAAAAAAAATAGCTACAATTCATAGCACTGGTTTTAAATGGAATAAAACTGATTTGCTTATTAGTTTATTCTATCGTATTTTTCTATATACTATTGCTAAAAAAGCGATACTTGTTTGTGTGTCGAGCACTGTTGCAAATTTTGTTAAATCTAATTTTGGGCTACCTGATTCTCGAATATATATTATCCCTAACGGGGTTCCAGATATTATTCCTAGAACTAAAGCAGAACAACAACAAATTAGAAGATCAATAAATATAGCTGACGATGATTTTATTATCATTTTTGTTGGTAGGCTTCAGTATCCAAAGTCTGTGCATACTCTCGTAGATGCAATGTCTCTTATTACTGATAATAAGCTAAAATGTATATTGGTTGGTGATGGAAATTTGAGAAATGAATTAGAGCTTCAAGTAGAAAAACTGTTACTAAGCGATCGTGTCTTTTTTTTAGGAAAACAAGATCAACCAGATGCGTATATTGATATTGCCAATGTTTTGGTTTTACCGTCAGTTTTTGAAGGCCAACCATTGGTTTTATTGGAGGCATTTAGGGCTGGTTTGCCCGTTATTACTACCGAATTAGACACACTTAAAGAAGTAGTAACAGAACGGTATAATGGACTATTTTTTGAACCTGAAAACCCGCAGGAATTAGCCGCAAGTATTCTTGAATTTGTGGAAAATCCATTGCTCAGAGAGCAAATGAGCATAAATGCAAGAAACACTTTTGTTGAAAAATATGATATAAAAAAATACGTTACTCGTTTAGAGGAAATATATGAATCAAAATAA